The Oncorhynchus nerka isolate Pitt River linkage group LG24, Oner_Uvic_2.0, whole genome shotgun sequence genome has a window encoding:
- the hyi gene encoding putative hydroxypyruvate isomerase, which yields MPPLKFCANLSWLFTDLPEFTQRIYAAASAGFQAVEAAWLYDSDLQELQRVKNATGVDVVLINTPLGDAKAGDLGLGAVPGREEDFRKGLDLAMQYAKALDCRRIHLMAGRVPVGADRATIAVEMEDTFVQNLKHAADVLSNEGITGLIEPINTRITDPRYFLDSPHQAAAILQKVGHPNIKLQMDVFHWQIMDNNLTQNIHKYFPLIGHIQIAQVPGRNEPDSAGELNFPYLFSLLEEMGYQGYIGCEYKPLGSTNEGLGWVKDYLKRNR from the exons ATGCCCCCATTAAAATTCTGCGCGAATCTTTCGTGGTTGTTTACGGATCTGCCAGAGTTTACCCAGAGAATCTACGCTGCTGCATCGGCTGGGTTTCAGGCTGTGGAGGCGGCATGGCTGTATGACTCTGATTTACAGGAGCTCCAGAGAGTCAAGAATGCTACTGGGGTTGACGTGGTGCTGATTAACACCCCCCTTG GAGATGCTAAGGCAGGTGATCTTGGTCTGGGTGCTGTTCCTGGCAGAGAGGAGGACTTCAGAAAGGGTCTGGATCTGGCCATGCAGTACGCCAAGGCTCTGGACTGCAGGAG GATCCACTTGATGGCTGGGAGGGTACCTGTGGGGGCGGACCGAGCTACCATTGCCGTGGAAATGGAGGACACCTTTGTACAAAACCTAAAACATGCTGCCGATGTCCTCTCAAAT GAGGGCATCACTGGTCTGATTGAGCCCATCAACACACGGATAACAGATCCCAGATATTTCCTGGACAGTCCACATCAGG CGGCTGCAATCCTGCAGAAAGTTGGCCACCCAAATATTAAACTACAGATG GATGTCTTCCACTGGCAGATAATGGACAACAACTTGACACAGAACATACACAAATATTTCCCTCTCATCG GTCACATCCAGATAGCCCAGGTGCCCGGCAGGAACGAGCCAGACAGTGCAGGAGAACTTAACTTCCCATATCTCTTCAGTCTACTGGAGGAGATGGGTTACCAGGGATACATCGGCTGTGAATACAAACCACTAG GCTCTACAAATGAAGGTCTTGGTTGGGTGAAAGATTACTTGAAGCGCAACAGGTGA